DNA sequence from the Uloborus diversus isolate 005 chromosome 1, Udiv.v.3.1, whole genome shotgun sequence genome:
ttaaatgtagagtATCCATACAAGAAATCTAGAAGAAAGTTTCGATGTActccaaaaataaagtaaaaagttgaagtaaatatAGTTCACTCAATTTTGAGGTCACACGTAAATATTTCCGACATTATTGCCGTTTTTAGTTTTTTGGTGCAGTTTTTGTCCATATATCTCTGTGGATCTGTATTTTCAGCATTTACGGGCATAAAGTCATAATATAGAGCAAGGTTAGGCATTAAGGGGCTttagaggtgttttttttttcagaagttacAACCTCACATTCAAAAACTTGTCGAAAAGAAAGTGATTATCCTCTTTTTGATGCTGTGAAAGTTACTGGTATAACATGCCAACCTCACCTAGATCCTAGACTTCAAATTTAGTTGTATTTAGTTCTTTGACTTCATGTGTTCTAATAGGATTCTATTAAATTTTACTTACAAAATTatctatatttttataaaataaccaGCTTTAGTTACCCCAACCAGCTTTAGTTTTAAACTTTGATTGTACTTCTTTATTGGCcacaaagtccgcaactctggcagtgcttgcgaagtcggagtcggagtcaaaggctttaaaattcccgcAGTTAGAATCGGTCATTTTGCCTCCGATTCCGCAGCCGTGAGCGTAGATCCTGAAAGATTGCCAACTCCTGCTAAAGAATGTTCTAAGAATAACACGCATTGTTTGTTGAATTTCGCAAATTGAACACGCATCGGAGAAGTCACTTGACGGAATTTCTGCCCAGCGAAGTTGGGTTTGCGTAGGTTAGGTAATTACAACTTTTTGCTGAATAATATAAAGCTATTTTACTGatatatttcaactaaaaattaaacgttggaaAGTAGCGAATTCCTGGTAACTTTTAACGTcgaaagtaaaaagttttttgactcgaaaaaaaaaatcatagtaataTCTGGCAATcacaaagtaaatattattattaacttttttttctaggaCAAACAAACTCGTTCAATGGATATGGAAGAGGAACTGGAGAAGGATATGGATTTGGAGAAGGTTATGGTCAAGGAGCTGGCTATGGGTATGGAGAAGGAGCAGGTTTCGGATATGGTCAAGGAGCTGGTTACGGATATGGAGAAGGAGAAGGCTTTGGATATGGACAAGGAGCAGATTCCGGATATGGAAGAGGCCTAGGGTATGGTCAAGGAGCAGGTTATGGCGCAGGCTCTGGTTACGGGGAAGGAGCAGGATCTGGCTATGGATCAGGCGCTGGAGCCGGATCCGGAGCTGGTGCTGGATCAGGATCTGGAGCTGGGAGAGGTGCTGATTCTGGTGCTGAATCTGGAGCAGGAGCTGGATCTGGGGCAGGAGCTGGATCTGGGGCAGGAGCTGGGGCAGGAGCTGGGGCAGGAGCTGGTTCTGGAGCTGGAGCTGAGTCTGGATCAGGGGCAGGTACTGGATCTGGAGCAGGAGCAGGATCTGGGTCCGGAGCAGGAACTGTGTCTGGAAGAGGATCTAGAGTAGGTTACAGTGAAGGTTCAAGCTCCGGATATAGTGCAGGCTCTGGATATGGTGCAGGATCTGGATATGGCGCTGGCTCTGGATATGGTGCAGGCTCTGGATATGGTGCAGGATCTGGATATGGTGCAGGATCTGGATATGGTGCTGGTTCTGGTTATGGTGCAGGCTCTGGATATGGAGCAGGTGCGGGTTACGGCGGTGGATATGGTTCTGGTGCAGGGTATGGTGCTGGCGCTGGATATGGTGCAGGAGCTGGATATGGGGCAGGATCGGGATATGGTGCAGGCGCAGGATATGGTGCAGGAGGAGGATATGGTGCAGGAGGAGGATATGGTGCAGGAGCAGGATCTGGTGCAGGAGCAGGATATGGTGCAGGAGCAGGATATGGTGCAGGAGGAGGATATGGTGCAGGAGCAGGATATGGTGCAGGAGCCGGATATGGTGCAGGAGGAGGATATGGCGCAGGAGGAGGATTTGGTGCAGGAGGAGGATATGGTGCAGGAGCCGGATATGGTGCAGGAGGAGGATATGGCGCAGGAGGAGGATTTGGTGCAGGAGGAGGATATGGTGCAGGAGCCGGATATGGTGCAGGAGGAGGATATGGTGCAGGAGGAGGATTTGGTGCAGGAGGAGGATATGGTGCAGGAGCCGGATATGGTGCAGGAGCGATATAGTTTTTGATTGTCATGTGTATTACAAtacaaataaaattcaatatttaaaagCAATATCGTTTTGTATTTTACCTAAAACTTGTTTACACTCAAcgaacaaacaattaaaaaaaagttttatcgtattttgttattttaaatatattttaaataacaaaatagagtgtatatatatatatatatatatatatatatatatatatatatatatatatatatatatatatatatatatatatatatatatatatatatatatatatatatatatatatatatatatgtatgtataacccTTAGCTATAAGGcatttttcgaaagttaaaatttcattgctccCAACCTCTTCAACAGGTTCTTTTGTTCCGATGGACAAAAGAACCTGTGCAAAATGTCCCTTCAATCGAACAATTTCTAGGGGTGCCTCAAATGCCTTAAAGTTCAGTCTGTCCTAGAAATCTagtaaaaagatttcaaaaattgcatttttctgcAACATCACAACAATTTCtagagaataaataaattttattaggaCTAATAATTTCGGTAGAATCAAAGCATAGTAGAATAAACCAAATGAATAAGCCAAAACCATTTCGTTTTTCATAAGTGAGAATTTAGTATCAGTAGGGCAGTTTTTTGTGGTCTTCAGCAACGATGTGtgaagtgaaacatttttttccctcactttCATCTTCTGTgagaatattattgtgttcttGAATTAATTTTGCACCACTTTCTGCAATATTATTCACAAAATTGTTTTATCAAGTTTTTTCCTTCCCACTTATAATATCCAAATAGACCCTTCCAAGTTGGAGCCTTGGTTAAGGAAATCGGGATTGATAGAAAATTGGGTAAGGAAATATTTTGTAACAGGTATTACTAAATATTTATCAGCTTCTAGCACAATTTGAATCATAATTCTCTTAACCGTATTTGGAATAATAAATCTAATAAGGAAAGAGCCATAATTTCGTGAGCTATTTGTATATGTATCTATATTTTTAAGCTATGGTTGGAGAAGTTTTTGAGAGTAACTTTACTGATTTCTGGATCAATAAACTGATAATTTATCAGTTGACACATGAATAGAAAATCCAGATAGAGAGTTTTAACAGCTACCGGGAAGAGAAAGCAGGTTCGAACGTAGACTCAAgcacaagaaaaatacataacgttCTTAAAAAGTTCCTCTCCCTTTTAGATAACTCAAACTGACCCTAAAGTAGTTAAATCTTGAGTACACAAAGAGCCTTTGACATACACCTAGCACAACTTTATAGTTCCAGGCTTACGAAATGATATCCCATAATTTAGAATCCCGGTAAGAATACTATAGCTAATTCTAACATGTCTCGATGTTCATCACGCTGTTGTTTCTGAATAGAAAGGTGTTGTTCAAGAAATCCCAGCATGGTTGAGAATATATCATCAAGTACTTCCATGGTTATCAGATATATATcttttttgctaaattttgtcCTGATTCTCTGTCAACTGTCGTCAAAACCACCGTTGTTTGGGTTATTTGAAACTAGAAGCTAAAATCACAAGCTGTTGATGAGACATATTGTTATTCCATTTCGTCATATTCTTTTCTCTCATACaactcctttttttcttctttctttttttttctctcctctttTTGTGCTAATTTTTTGTCAGCACCAACCATGGAGACCGAGTGTCCTTTTTCGCACTGAAGAATTCagatttcctatatttttcatttttgatatctTTCAAAGCATCTGCACGCGCAATGACAGAGAAATGATCCATAATTTCAGACTTCTCTCCTCAAAAAGGTCTTTTCTCCTCCTCTTTTaacctgaaattcttgaaaaaaaaaaaaaaaaatctgtaattgtTTCATGCAACATAGTTAGGCTGACTTA
Encoded proteins:
- the LOC129225356 gene encoding fibroin heavy chain-like, with amino-acid sequence MNSYLQLLTVLCLLVGSSIGQTNSFNGYGRGTGEGYGFGEGYGQGAGYGYGEGAGFGYGQGAGYGYGEGEGFGYGQGADSGYGRGLGYGQGAGYGAGSGYGEGAGSGYGSGAGAGSGAGAGSGSGAGRGADSGAESGAGAGSGAGAGSGAGAGAGAGAGAGSGAGAESGSGAGTGSGAGAGSGSGAGTVSGRGSRVGYSEGSSSGYSAGSGYGAGSGYGAGSGYGAGSGYGAGSGYGAGSGYGAGSGYGAGSGYGAGAGYGGGYGSGAGYGAGAGYGAGAGYGAGSGYGAGAGYGAGGGYGAGGGYGAGAGSGAGAGYGAGAGYGAGGGYGAGAGYGAGAGYGAGGGYGAGGGFGAGGGYGAGAGYGAGGGYGAGGGFGAGGGYGAGAGYGAGGGYGAGGGFGAGGGYGAGAGYGAGAI